The DNA region CGTGGTAGGCCTCGGCCAGGCTGAGCGCCGTCTCTCCCGCGGCGCCGACGTCGTCGACCATGAACATCACCTCGTCACCGATCATCTTGACCACTCGGCCGCCCATCGCCACCACCGTGTCGTGGGCGACGAGCTCGAACCGGTCGACGACGGCGGCCAGCTCGTGGTCGGGCACCTGCTGGGCCATGGCCGTGAACCCGACGAGGTCGGCGAACCCGACGGCGACCGGCGCGCCGGCCGCGTCCTCGGCGGCGTGGCGCACGAGGTGGCGGCGGGCGGCGGCCTGGAGGTGGCGGCGCCACACGTAGTCGAGCACGCTGGGCATGGCCGGCAGCAGGGTGGCGGCCTGGAGGACGGCCGGCTCGGTGTCGAGGTCGGCGGCCCGGCGGGGCAGCCGGCCCTCGATGGCCGTCACCTGGGCCTCGGCCACCCGGGCCATGGACGACCCGATCACCCTGGTCATCTGGAGGGCGAGGTCGGGCTCGACCACGCCGAGGGACAGGAGGCCGGCGACCAGCCGGAGCATCTCGAGGTCGAGGTCGGTGTGGGCCCGCTCGCCCGGCCGGGTGTCGGGGAAGCCGAGGGCCCGCCAGAACTGCCGGGCCGTCGGCTCCGGGATGCCGGCCGCGTCCGCCACCTCCTCGGGCGAGTAGCGGGGCGGCTCGGGCAGCACCAGTCGCTCGACGGCGAGGATGCCGACGGTGCCGGCGCGGTCGGCCGCCGCCACCTCCTCCTCGGTGACGCCGAGGGCGGCGAGCAGCGCCCGCAGGGTCGGTTCGCCGCGAGCGGCGCCGGCGCTCACCCGAGCAAGGCCT from Acidimicrobiales bacterium includes:
- a CDS encoding adenylate/guanylate cyclase domain-containing protein, whose protein sequence is MSAGAARGEPTLRALLAALGVTEEEVAAADRAGTVGILAVERLVLPEPPRYSPEEVADAAGIPEPTARQFWRALGFPDTRPGERAHTDLDLEMLRLVAGLLSLGVVEPDLALQMTRVIGSSMARVAEAQVTAIEGRLPRRAADLDTEPAVLQAATLLPAMPSVLDYVWRRHLQAAARRHLVRHAAEDAAGAPVAVGFADLVGFTAMAQQVPDHELAAVVDRFELVAHDTVVAMGGRVVKMIGDEVMFMVDDVGAAGETALSLAEAYHEDESLSDVRVGLAAGPVLERDGDVYGPVVNRASRIVGISYPGSVVVDEHVHAELAADARFELRALRPRTLKDIGRARLWRLRWAPVGEEPRTPLAWVRERRVELRRLVAERLAEQIDEARASFEEVAGRVDRLAWEEDDDGRG